A stretch of Lathyrus oleraceus cultivar Zhongwan6 chromosome 6, CAAS_Psat_ZW6_1.0, whole genome shotgun sequence DNA encodes these proteins:
- the LOC127092197 gene encoding uncharacterized protein LOC127092197: protein MGNQISFRPSDSRGKVVFLDGSVHEFEEPITAAELMMDHPQKVVVEFHAAVNQKRPTPLPADKKLETNKIYLMLPVKQGKAVGLSGEETRRVLLMVNSVLHSNYVLCSTKIFPWFSSLCHSSEIVEPRRKEEMKEEEEEKGGRCDFSENLPEILEGRPDYLNRQISGKGWKPSLDTIKEKNTEKKHPHWLFLKSF, encoded by the coding sequence ATGGGAAACCAAATCTCATTTCGGCCTTCAGATTCAAGAGGTAAAGTTGTTTTCTTAGATGGTTCAGTTCATGAATTCGAGGAACCGATAACTGCGGCCGAGCTAATGATGGATCATCCACAGAAAGTAGTAGTTGAGTTTCATGCAGCTGTGAATCAGAAAAGGCCAACACCATTGCCTGCTGACAAGAAGCTAGAGACGAACAAGATATATCTGATGCTTCCTGTGAAGCAAGGGAAGGCTGTTGGTTTAAGCGGCGAAGAAACTCGGCGCGTTTTGTTGATGGTTAATTCTGTTTTGCATTCTAATTATGTTTTGTGTTCTACTAAGATTTTTCCTTGGTTTAGTAGTTTATGTCATAGTAGTGAAATTGTGGAGCCACGGAGAAAGGAGGAGATGAAGGAGGAAGAGGAGGAGAAGGGAGGGAGATGCGATTTTTCGGAGAATTTGCCGGAAATATTGGAAGGGAGGCCTGATTATTTGAATAGGCAGATTTCAGGGAAAGGGTGGAAGCCTAGTTTGGATACTATTAAGGAGAAGAATACTGAGAAAAAACATCCTCATTGGTTGTTTCTCAAGAGTTTTTAG